A stretch of the Haloplanus aerogenes genome encodes the following:
- a CDS encoding PAS domain S-box protein — MNNRATVDAGPGYRALFEHVSDGLLVFDPETGTVRDANDRFASMSGFDHGTLVGRHVGNLLSDGWQPDAAMRELVATARDDGATVEWRLRRRDGEPFWVELSASLAELGDEECVLTTVRDVTERKRRRDELGRFEELVEHVPTGIFRAKRDGTFVEANPTMVDLFDADAKVDLLSTPVEEIYDDADDFRAFFDALAERDMVTEKIRLRTLTGDTFWGLITVCRFEGTDGETYLDGAIKDVTETREYQQVLEEQNERLELLNRIVRHDIRNDMQLVQGMTDLLDDLSDDAEQPHLETIKTRVEHVVELTDLMDELMDALVSEADDDLEPTNLSFVLDREVREASSSYPDATIRTRGNVPLVEVTANDMLRSVFRNLLNNAIQHHDRDEPTVEVSAEVEDGWVLVQVADDGPGIDPGRRETVFGKGKKGIDSEGTGLGLYLVYTLVDHYGGAVWINDNEPRGSVFNVRLRLA; from the coding sequence GTGAACAACCGGGCCACGGTCGACGCCGGACCGGGATACCGTGCCCTCTTCGAACACGTCTCGGACGGATTGCTCGTGTTCGATCCGGAAACGGGCACCGTCCGGGACGCCAACGATCGGTTCGCGTCGATGAGCGGCTTCGACCACGGCACCCTCGTCGGACGGCACGTCGGCAACCTGCTGAGCGACGGGTGGCAGCCGGACGCGGCGATGCGGGAACTGGTTGCGACCGCCCGCGACGACGGCGCGACCGTCGAGTGGCGACTCCGACGGCGGGACGGGGAGCCGTTCTGGGTGGAACTCTCCGCGTCGCTGGCCGAACTCGGCGACGAGGAGTGCGTGCTGACGACCGTCCGTGACGTGACCGAGCGCAAGCGCCGCCGGGACGAACTCGGCCGGTTCGAGGAACTGGTCGAACACGTCCCGACGGGTATCTTCCGGGCGAAACGGGACGGCACGTTCGTCGAGGCCAACCCGACCATGGTCGACCTGTTCGACGCCGACGCGAAGGTCGACCTGCTGTCGACGCCCGTGGAGGAGATCTACGACGACGCGGACGACTTCCGGGCGTTTTTCGACGCGCTGGCCGAACGGGACATGGTGACCGAGAAGATCCGCCTTCGGACGCTGACCGGCGACACGTTCTGGGGGCTGATCACCGTCTGTCGCTTCGAGGGGACCGATGGCGAGACGTATCTCGACGGCGCGATCAAGGACGTGACCGAGACGCGGGAGTACCAGCAGGTGCTGGAAGAACAGAACGAGCGGCTGGAACTCCTCAACCGGATCGTGAGACACGACATCCGCAACGATATGCAGCTCGTACAGGGGATGACCGACCTGCTGGACGACCTCTCGGACGACGCGGAGCAACCGCACTTGGAGACGATCAAGACGCGAGTCGAACACGTCGTCGAACTCACCGATCTGATGGACGAGTTGATGGACGCGCTGGTCTCGGAGGCGGACGACGACCTCGAACCGACGAACCTGTCGTTCGTCCTCGACCGCGAGGTTCGGGAGGCGTCGTCCAGTTACCCGGACGCGACGATCCGAACCCGAGGGAACGTCCCGCTGGTCGAGGTGACGGCGAACGACATGCTCCGGTCGGTGTTCCGGAACCTGCTGAACAACGCCATCCAGCACCACGACCGGGACGAACCCACCGTCGAGGTGTCCGCCGAGGTCGAGGACGGCTGGGTGCTGGTTCAGGTGGCCGACGACGGGCCGGGCATCGACCCCGGCCGGCGGGAGACGGTGTTCGGCAAGGGGAAGAAAGGCATCGACAGCGAGGGGACTGGCCTCGGCCTCTATCTGGTGTACACGCTCGTCGACCACTACGGCGGGGCCGTCTGGATCAACGACAACGAGCCACGGGGGAGCGTGTTCAACGTCCGCCTCCGACTCGCGTGA
- a CDS encoding two-component system sensor histidine kinase NtrB gives MRVSSLGRLIGTAVVGGLGVALMAVWYAEISGQPWWSPVTVAPFGLAVLLLAAAVWLFRSDLDGRIALRVPLTTVVGMLVFGSFGVFVAFDLLSTVTDVRSTLVVLHFVSVGGAVGVLVGLFAAKQATTIRTLRTREVSLRRSRDEYQDLFDGIGDTVLVHDTDGVIIAANDTAHDRLGYDAGQLVGRRIDVVENGSVDETDADDADSGDEADVDDRPTADRLVYETVHTTADGDTIPVEVSATFIRYDGAPAVLSVARDIAQRRASERELERKRDQLRALNRVLRHDIRNDMQIVLGLGRLLHDHVDDEGEEYLRTIIDTGEHVVELTRSSRDLARTVAGETELPLESVSLADTLQAEIDRRQEAFGHATISLEGDVPDVNVQANDLLASVFRNLLNNAIQHSDRDEPEVEVTADITRGDHTAIVRVADNGPGIVADRQETVFGKGEKGIESEGTGLGLYLVQSLIDHYGGEVWIEDNEPRGTVVVVELPIAEE, from the coding sequence GTGAGGGTATCGTCGCTCGGTCGCCTGATCGGCACGGCCGTCGTCGGTGGGCTCGGCGTCGCGTTGATGGCGGTCTGGTACGCCGAGATCAGTGGCCAGCCGTGGTGGTCCCCGGTTACCGTCGCCCCCTTCGGGCTCGCCGTCCTCCTCCTCGCTGCCGCCGTCTGGCTCTTCCGGAGCGACCTCGACGGCCGGATCGCGCTTCGCGTTCCCCTGACGACCGTCGTCGGCATGCTCGTCTTCGGCTCGTTCGGCGTGTTCGTCGCGTTCGACCTCCTCTCCACCGTGACCGACGTTCGGTCCACGCTGGTCGTGTTGCACTTCGTCAGCGTCGGCGGCGCTGTCGGCGTACTCGTCGGCCTGTTCGCAGCGAAACAGGCGACGACGATCCGGACGCTCCGCACCCGTGAGGTGTCCCTCCGTCGATCCCGCGACGAGTACCAGGACCTCTTCGACGGGATCGGGGATACGGTGCTCGTCCACGACACGGACGGCGTCATCATCGCCGCCAACGACACGGCACACGACCGGTTGGGATACGACGCCGGCCAGCTCGTCGGCCGCCGGATCGATGTGGTCGAAAACGGGAGCGTCGACGAGACGGACGCGGACGATGCCGATTCCGGAGACGAGGCCGACGTGGACGACCGCCCGACCGCCGACCGTCTCGTCTACGAGACGGTCCATACGACTGCCGACGGCGACACGATTCCGGTCGAGGTGAGTGCCACGTTCATCCGTTACGACGGTGCGCCGGCGGTGCTCTCGGTCGCCCGCGACATCGCCCAGCGTCGCGCGTCCGAACGAGAACTGGAACGCAAGCGCGATCAGCTTCGGGCGCTCAACCGCGTCCTCCGCCACGACATCCGCAACGACATGCAGATCGTCCTCGGTCTGGGGCGCCTCCTCCACGACCACGTCGACGACGAGGGCGAGGAGTATCTCCGGACGATCATCGACACCGGCGAACACGTCGTCGAACTCACGCGGAGTTCGCGTGACCTCGCGCGGACGGTCGCCGGCGAGACGGAACTCCCGCTGGAGTCGGTTTCACTGGCCGACACGCTGCAGGCAGAGATCGACCGCCGACAGGAGGCGTTCGGTCACGCCACCATCTCGCTCGAGGGCGACGTTCCGGACGTGAACGTGCAGGCGAACGATCTACTGGCGTCGGTGTTCCGGAACCTGCTGAACAACGCCATCCAGCACAGCGACCGGGACGAACCGGAGGTGGAGGTCACCGCCGACATCACGCGTGGTGACCACACGGCCATCGTTCGCGTCGCCGACAACGGTCCGGGAATCGTCGCCGATCGGCAGGAGACGGTGTTCGGCAAGGGGGAGAAAGGCATCGAGAGCGAAGGGACTGGTCTCGGCCTCTATCTCGTCCAGTCGCTGATCGACCACTACGGGGGCGAGGTGTGGATCGAGGACAACGAGCCACGGGGAACCGTGGTGGTCGTCGAACTACCGATTGCGGAGGAGTAG
- the pheA gene encoding prephenate dehydratase — MEAITLGPAGTYSHRAARSVADEVTFSESVTTIVEAVANGEYRRGVVPIENSIEGSVTETLDALANYDVGVVEEVVTPIRHALIAQSEEFDVVASHSQALAQCRSFLEAEYPDVTLEAVASTARGVEHAREDPSVAAIAHPDNAGDDLRVLAEDIQDRDSNATRFFAISPADERSDAGGKSTIIVNPNANYPGLLLELLEAFADRDINLSRVESRPTGDRLGDYLFHIDFEAGLYERPAREAVEEVEAIAADGWVRRLGSYDTRHVV; from the coding sequence ATGGAAGCCATCACGCTCGGCCCGGCAGGGACGTACTCCCACCGCGCCGCGCGGTCGGTTGCCGACGAGGTGACCTTCAGCGAGTCCGTGACCACTATCGTCGAGGCGGTCGCGAACGGCGAGTATCGCCGTGGTGTCGTCCCCATCGAGAACAGCATCGAGGGGAGTGTGACGGAGACGCTCGACGCCCTCGCGAACTACGACGTGGGCGTCGTCGAGGAGGTCGTCACCCCGATCCGCCACGCACTGATCGCCCAGTCCGAGGAGTTCGACGTGGTCGCGAGCCACTCGCAGGCGCTCGCCCAGTGTCGCTCCTTCCTCGAAGCCGAATATCCGGACGTGACGCTGGAAGCCGTCGCGAGCACGGCCCGTGGCGTCGAACACGCCCGCGAAGACCCGTCCGTCGCCGCCATCGCCCACCCGGACAACGCGGGCGACGACCTCCGGGTGCTCGCGGAGGACATTCAGGACCGCGACTCCAACGCCACCCGATTCTTCGCCATCTCGCCCGCCGATGAACGCTCCGACGCCGGCGGGAAGTCGACGATCATCGTCAACCCGAACGCGAACTACCCCGGCCTCCTCTTGGAACTGCTGGAGGCGTTCGCGGACCGCGACATCAACCTCTCGCGCGTGGAATCCCGGCCGACCGGCGACCGCCTCGGTGACTATCTCTTCCACATCGACTTCGAGGCGGGACTCTACGAGCGCCCCGCCCGCGAGGCCGTCGAGGAGGTAGAGGCGATTGCCGCCGACGGCTGGGTGCGTCGCCTCGGGTCCTACGACACACGTCACGTCGTCTGA
- the hisH gene encoding imidazole glycerol phosphate synthase subunit HisH, with protein sequence MSLSQPPSEALADVVIVDYGLGNLRSATRGLERAGASVTITDDPADFAAADGIVLPGVGAFREGMENAGPYREALAEAVDRGQPVFGICLGMQMLLTSSEEADHAGEGEVVGLDFVPGRNVRFDEGQKVPHMGWNQLAVEREHPLVSGVDPAAAPEREDGSGGSVDGEYAYFVHSYYAVPDDDEAVVATADHGRTFPAVIASEDGLVFGTQFHPEKSGETGLTILRNFVDICYTN encoded by the coding sequence ATGAGCCTGTCCCAACCGCCATCGGAGGCGCTGGCGGACGTGGTCATCGTCGATTACGGCCTCGGTAACCTCCGATCGGCCACGCGCGGCCTCGAACGCGCCGGCGCGAGCGTGACGATCACGGACGACCCGGCCGACTTCGCCGCCGCCGACGGCATCGTCCTCCCGGGCGTCGGCGCGTTCCGCGAAGGGATGGAGAACGCCGGCCCGTACCGCGAGGCCCTCGCGGAGGCAGTCGACCGCGGTCAGCCAGTTTTCGGCATCTGTCTCGGAATGCAGATGCTCCTCACGTCGAGCGAGGAGGCCGACCACGCTGGCGAGGGCGAAGTCGTCGGCCTCGATTTCGTCCCCGGCCGGAACGTCCGCTTCGACGAGGGGCAGAAAGTGCCGCACATGGGCTGGAACCAGTTGGCCGTCGAGCGGGAACACCCGCTCGTCTCGGGCGTCGACCCGGCGGCGGCACCGGAGCGCGAGGACGGGAGCGGTGGCTCCGTCGACGGCGAGTACGCCTACTTCGTTCACTCCTACTACGCCGTCCCCGACGACGACGAGGCGGTCGTCGCCACGGCCGACCACGGCCGCACTTTCCCCGCCGTTATCGCGAGTGAGGATGGCCTCGTGTTCGGCACGCAGTTCCACCCCGAGAAGAGCGGCGAGACGGGACTGACGATCCTCCGCAACTTCGTCGACATCTGTTATACGAACTGA
- a CDS encoding Hsp20/alpha crystallin family protein, producing the protein MQPNNYFSDFDDLFDRMTQDRWGVLGRYNRPGYESGEADFAVDIAHHDDEIVVTADVPGFEKEDFDISVDGDLLTIRAESDVESSVDEDAYVRRERRHHTMRRTIRLPADVDGEGANAIYRNGVLTVSIPVEADVDVRHIDVE; encoded by the coding sequence ATGCAACCGAACAACTACTTCAGTGACTTCGACGACCTCTTCGACCGCATGACTCAGGACCGATGGGGTGTCCTCGGGCGATACAACCGGCCCGGCTACGAGTCCGGCGAGGCCGACTTCGCGGTCGACATCGCGCACCACGACGACGAGATCGTCGTGACGGCCGACGTACCCGGCTTCGAGAAGGAGGACTTCGACATCTCCGTCGACGGCGACCTCCTGACGATCCGCGCCGAGTCCGACGTGGAGTCGAGCGTCGACGAGGACGCGTACGTCCGCCGCGAGCGCCGCCACCACACGATGCGCCGCACGATCCGTCTCCCCGCCGACGTCGACGGTGAAGGCGCAAACGCGATCTACCGCAACGGCGTGCTGACGGTGTCGATCCCCGTCGAAGCCGACGTGGACGTGCGCCACATCGACGTCGAGTAA